From Chroogloeocystis siderophila 5.2 s.c.1, the proteins below share one genomic window:
- a CDS encoding DUF6888 family protein: MRVCQMLSSLLRNIVLFRFDERTGEVFILTADNIQVIVRRDGNWEFFNET; encoded by the coding sequence TTGCGCGTATGTCAGATGCTTTCCAGTTTGTTGCGGAATATCGTTTTGTTCCGATTTGATGAAAGAACAGGAGAAGTATTCATTCTTACAGCAGACAATATCCAGGTAATTGTAAGGCGTGACGGTAATTGGGAGTTTTTTAATGAAACCTGA
- the asnS gene encoding asparagine--tRNA ligase: MKRRIIDILRHGQPDESVTIQGWVRTKRDLKGFAFIEVNDGSSLANLQVVLNAELPEYESLLKQANTGSSVEVTGKLVASQGKGQRIEVQAQSVKVYGEADPETYPLQKKRHSFEFLRTIGHLRSRTNSLGAVFRVRNACATAVHQFFQERGFLWVHTPIITRNDCEGAGELFTVTGFDFKDIPRTETQEVDFSKDFFGGKAYLTVSGQLEAEVMAMAFSNVYTFGPTFRAENSNTSRHLAEFWMIEPEMAFCDLQGNMDLAEAFLKHIFRYVLETCPEDMEFFNQRIDNSVIATAENIIHKEFERITYTEAIALLEKSNAQFEYPVKWGLDLQSEHERYLAEHLFKKPVIVSDYPVEIKAFYMRLNDDEKTVAAMDILAPKIGEIVGGSQREERLDVLEQRIQAQGMNPADLWWYLDLRRYGTVPHAGFGLGFERLVQFMTGMGNIRDVIPFPRSPLSAEF, encoded by the coding sequence ATGAAACGACGAATTATTGATATTTTGCGCCACGGTCAACCAGATGAGTCTGTGACGATTCAAGGTTGGGTACGGACAAAACGCGATTTGAAAGGATTTGCTTTTATTGAAGTGAACGATGGTTCATCACTCGCGAATCTGCAAGTTGTACTCAATGCTGAACTGCCAGAATACGAGTCACTTTTAAAGCAAGCTAATACGGGATCTTCCGTTGAAGTTACCGGAAAACTCGTCGCGTCGCAAGGTAAAGGACAGCGAATTGAAGTACAAGCGCAAAGCGTGAAAGTCTACGGGGAAGCTGATCCCGAAACATACCCACTACAAAAGAAACGTCATTCGTTTGAATTTTTACGCACAATTGGACATTTGCGATCGCGTACCAATTCTTTGGGTGCCGTTTTTCGCGTGCGCAATGCTTGTGCAACTGCTGTGCATCAATTTTTTCAAGAACGCGGCTTTTTGTGGGTACATACGCCAATTATCACGCGCAACGATTGCGAAGGTGCGGGAGAATTATTTACCGTTACAGGCTTTGATTTCAAAGATATCCCGCGTACAGAAACCCAAGAAGTTGATTTTAGCAAAGATTTTTTTGGTGGCAAGGCGTATCTCACCGTCAGTGGGCAACTCGAAGCCGAAGTCATGGCAATGGCATTTAGTAATGTTTACACATTTGGTCCCACTTTTCGCGCCGAAAACTCTAACACATCGCGCCATTTAGCCGAATTTTGGATGATTGAGCCTGAAATGGCATTTTGCGATCTTCAGGGAAATATGGATTTAGCTGAAGCATTTCTCAAGCATATTTTTAGGTATGTGCTGGAAACTTGCCCTGAAGATATGGAGTTCTTCAATCAGCGGATTGATAACTCTGTCATTGCAACGGCTGAAAATATTATTCACAAAGAGTTTGAGCGCATTACTTACACCGAAGCGATCGCACTTTTAGAAAAATCTAACGCACAATTTGAGTATCCTGTCAAGTGGGGTTTAGATTTACAATCAGAACACGAGCGTTATCTAGCCGAACACTTATTTAAAAAACCCGTTATTGTCTCTGACTATCCTGTCGAGATTAAAGCATTCTATATGCGGCTCAACGACGATGAAAAAACCGTTGCAGCGATGGATATCCTTGCGCCCAAAATTGGCGAAATCGTCGGCGGTTCGCAGCGGGAAGAACGCTTAGACGTATTAGAACAGAGAATTCAAGCTCAAGGAATGAATCCTGCTGATTTGTGGTGGTATTTAGATTTACGCCGTTATGGTACAGTTCCTCACGCAGGTTTTGGCTTAGGATTTGAGCGCTTAGTGCAATTCATGACAGGTATGGGCAATATCCGCGATGTGATTCCGTTCCCGCGATCGCCATTAAGTGCAGAATTTTAA
- a CDS encoding DUF2203 domain-containing protein, with protein MAQPPQEPLSSEIERSLAKVERSLVALKQRYTQVQIDLQRQANLHQRQKELGKTKNAEFQAELKRIQAELDEIEVNLESQLFSWGSLKEPFWQAVRFGGLGMLIGWMLKSCTS; from the coding sequence ATGGCGCAGCCGCCCCAAGAACCATTATCAAGTGAAATTGAGCGATCGCTTGCAAAGGTCGAGCGATCGCTCGTTGCGTTAAAGCAAAGATATACTCAAGTGCAAATTGACTTACAGCGTCAAGCAAACCTTCATCAGCGCCAAAAAGAACTTGGTAAAACGAAAAATGCAGAGTTTCAAGCTGAATTAAAACGCATTCAAGCCGAACTTGACGAAATCGAAGTAAATTTAGAAAGTCAATTGTTTTCTTGGGGAAGTCTCAAAGAACCATTTTGGCAAGCTGTGCGCTTCGGTGGCTTAGGAATGCTGATCGGCTGGATGTTAAAGTCCTGTACAAGCTAG
- a CDS encoding DUF6439 family protein: protein MSMLQADQDKKTSDIQNLSTLELAQALMEKLAISPQDWHRLKSNRKVRASEQAAAAIVFLLKDQPEEALQRLNQASSWLDRSISAPPCPTHGHTSQG, encoded by the coding sequence ATGAGTATGTTACAAGCTGACCAAGATAAGAAAACTTCTGATATCCAAAACTTGAGTACTTTAGAACTAGCGCAAGCTTTGATGGAAAAACTGGCGATATCGCCCCAAGACTGGCATCGCTTAAAGTCTAACCGTAAAGTGCGTGCTAGCGAGCAAGCTGCGGCGGCAATTGTATTTTTACTGAAGGATCAACCTGAAGAAGCTTTACAACGACTCAACCAAGCATCTAGCTGGCTAGATCGCTCAATTTCTGCACCACCTTGTCCCACACATGGACACACAAGTCAAGGGTAA
- a CDS encoding ATP-binding protein, with product MITISPRPVGRPWGTISFASTLYLCPILDLLLAEVPHRWQAELRLGLQEALVNAAKHGNNLDPSKLVIVKFKIEDDHYWWLISDEGGGFTPPCECKGNPHEYLPPEESENGRGLCILHKIFDRVHWNANGTELRLGKHFNNRFRLPLLH from the coding sequence GTGATTACTATTTCACCTCGTCCAGTAGGACGTCCTTGGGGTACAATTAGCTTTGCCTCAACTCTTTATCTGTGTCCGATTTTGGACTTACTTTTGGCAGAAGTACCCCATAGATGGCAAGCAGAACTACGTTTAGGGCTACAAGAAGCCTTAGTGAATGCAGCAAAACACGGCAACAATCTTGATCCCAGTAAGCTAGTCATCGTTAAGTTTAAGATCGAAGACGACCACTACTGGTGGTTAATTTCAGACGAGGGTGGAGGTTTTACTCCTCCGTGCGAATGCAAGGGAAATCCTCACGAATACTTACCTCCAGAAGAATCAGAAAATGGTCGGGGATTATGTATTTTACACAAAATTTTTGATCGCGTTCATTGGAACGCCAATGGTACAGAGTTAAGACTTGGTAAGCATTTTAATAATCGTTTCCGCCTACCATTATTACATTAA